The proteins below are encoded in one region of Triticum aestivum cultivar Chinese Spring chromosome 1B, IWGSC CS RefSeq v2.1, whole genome shotgun sequence:
- the LOC123132741 gene encoding glutathione transferase GST 23, producing MEKAAENVDAGAAAQLQLKLFGSWASSYTHRVQLAMRLKGLAFEYAEEDLGNKSDALLRQNPVYKKVPVLVHDGRSLAESVIILQYLDDAFPASRQLLPADAFDRAVARFWCHFGDDKLGPAVGAVFASTGEEQEAAVRQVHENLALIEAELREGAFKGRRFFGGDEVGFLDVVLGCGSYWLAVFEEVTGVQLVDAEAFPLFHAWLRDFEAQDEVRETIPSIDRLLEYARGLRQMLVAMAAAAGAGAASPDAPTAAPPAAAPPAATTADIAVDI from the exons ATGGAGAAGGCAGCGGAGAACGTTGACGCTGGTGCGGCGGCGCAGCTGCAGCTGAAGCTGTTCGGGTCGTGGGCGAGCTCGTACACGCACCGCGTGCAGCTGGCCATGCGGCTCAAGGGGCTCGCCTTCGAGTACGCGGAGGAGGACCTCGGCAACAAGAGCGACGCGCTGCTGCGCCAAAACCCCGTCTACAAGAAGGTCCCCGTGCTCGTCCACGACGGCCGCTCCCTCGCCGAGTCCGTCATCATCCTCCAGTACCTCGACGACGCCTTCCCGGCCTCCCGCCAGCTCCTCCCCGCCGACGCCTTCGACCGCGCCGTCGCTCGCTTCTGGTGCCACTTCGGCGACGACAAG CTTGGGCCTGCGGTGGGGGCGGTGTTCGCGTCCAcgggggaggagcaggaggcggcggTGCGGCAGGTGCACGAGAACCTGGCGCTGATCGAGGCAGAGCTCCGGGAGGGGGCGTTCAAGGGCCGGCGCTTcttcggcggcgacgaggtcggctTCCTCGACGTCGTCCTGGGCTGCGGCTCCTACTGGCTGGCCGTCTTCGAGGAGGTCACCGGCGTGCAGCTGGTGGACGCCGAGGCGTTCCCGCTCTTCCACGCATGGCTGCGCGACTTCGAGGCGCAGGACGAGGTGAGGGAGACCATACCCTCCATCGACCGCCTCCTCGAGTACGCGCGCGGCCTCCGCCAGATGCtggtcgccatggccgccgccgccggcgctggAGCAGCCTCGCCCGACGCCCCCACCGCCGCTCCACCCGCCGCGGCGCCCCCGGCCGCCACCACGGCCGACATCGCCGTGGACATATGA